CCTTGTAATCGTCGCTGAAGTAGCCTGCGAGCGTATCGAATCCACAAGCGATGTCGCCACGGTTGCCATTCTTGTCAGGGGCGACCAGCGAAGTGACGGTTCCGCCGTAGGTGGTGATCTTGACCGTGATGCCGTTGTCGTTCTCTAGAGTATAGAGTTCGACCGGTGTGCCGTTATGGTCGCCAAACGGCGCTTTACTGATGTTCATTCTGCCGCTTCCTCCTTTGCGGTACTCTCAATGGTGTCGGTCTGCTTTGTGTCCTCAGCTTCGCCCGCAAATTTGTTACCGAGAGCGATAATCACGATGCCGACGACCATTCCAACCAAGCCAAGATATAGCAGTTTCTTCGCCTTGTCGGACGCTCTTGCCCACTCGCCTGCGACAATGCCGCTGACAATAGCCGTAACCACGCATGTAGCATTGAAGATCGCGTAGCCAACGGTGTTGCCAACGTCCCCAAGCTTAAATGCCGCGAAAGCAAATACGGCTGAAGCAGCGTAGTGAAAGAACGCCATGATAAGAATGAGAACGAAGTTCTTGCCAAAGCTGGGCGTCTTGAACGAGCCCCAGGAATTCTTTGACGTTAGTTGCCAACCGAAGTAGCCGGCCATGATCACGCCGCCGCTCAAGAAAATCGGCAGCATGACAGCTAGAGCGGTGATCCATTCTGCGTTGCCCTGAGCCTGGCTTGCTTCGTGCAGAGGAGGACGACCAACGGCGTTGGCGAAACTGAACCCCGTAGCCAACAGTCCCCCCACGACGGCGATCGTAATGCCCGTCGATACTGACTGCTTGCCGTGATCATCACCTTCTGACTGTTCCTCAGCCTTATTCTCAGCCTCGTCTTTCTCACGCTGAATACCTGCCTTGCCGTTGGCAACAATGCCAAGGAGAACACACGCCAGTCCGGCAAGAATCGCAATCAGGGCTTTTTGAGGCGGCAACCCATCTTGATAGAAGGGTAGTAGCGAGCCCACAAGAATCACCGTCCCGATAAAAATCGAAAACCCTAGTGAGACGCCGATGTGATGGATGGCTTTTCCCCACATCATCACGCCGATGCCCCACAAGACACTGCTCACTACCATCTGGGGAAGAATCTCTTTCACGGCTTCGGTGCCGTAGATTTCTCCCACCCCTTTCATCATCGCAAACGTCGCGATCAGTGGGACCGCGAACATCGTGAGCATGAAGAACAGGCCCCAGGTGTTTTCTTCCTTGAAGCCTTTGGTGAATTTTTCTGGGAGGGCATAGAGGCCGAGCATGACCCCTGCGACGAGTGCCCAAGCGATTCCTTCGACCATAGTTTGAGTCCGATGTGGGTGGGGCTGGATGAGATTGAGAAAAAGGTTGTGCTACCGCTCCAGCGAAGTAGATTCGCGAAGCCACCTTCATTGCATATTGTCTACGATGCGCGATTGTAGCTAGCAATCTCGGCTTGGTCTACCGCTCTGCTAGCGTTTGATCGCGAAAGGTCGGCAGACGATAACGCTCTTGCTGCTCTTGGGACATGTCGATAAAGACACAAGAGCGTGAAGTGAAATCCTGACGATTCCTCTGAGATATTGCGAGTCTACCGATGGCTGTCGATTCCAAGAAAGTATTGCTGACCTTCCTAGTGCTGAGCCTTTTCGTATCGCCAACAGCAGCCCAGCAATACTACTACCAGCCGAATCAGGGCTACTATCGCAACGATACTCGCGAGGGAACTATCGTGGGGGGCGGTTTGGGCGCGCTGACCGGCGCTCTCATTGGCGGAAGCAAAAACTGGGAAGGTGGGGCGCTCATCGGAGCCGGTGTGGGAGCACTCACGGGTCGTGCGATTGGCAGCGCTCAAGATCGGGCCGACACGCAGCAAGTGATCGTGGGAAACTCGATCGCTAATCAAGCCAACGCCCAAGCTGCAGCAACCGCTGTGACCAACTTCGACCTCACTCAAATGACCGCTGCCGGACTGAGCGACGATCTGATCATCAGCACGATTCAAAGCCGCGGAGGTCGATTTGATTTGAGTCCAAATGGTCTTATCTCACTCAAGCAATCCGGCGTTAGCGACCGCGTTGTTCTGGAAGCACAGCGCGCAGCGGGACGTGCCGTGCCAACGCCGATCAATCCCCGCCCAGTGGTCCAAGTCGTTCGGCCAGCTCCGGTCTACGTTCGTCCGGCTCCTGTGATTCATTACTACCACGGTCCCAGAGTTTATCGGCATCACTATCATCGCGGATGGTAGCGTTCTACAGGCGTTCTACATCGACGTAGTAAGCCCCAACTTCGGTCCCATCATCAAGGATGAAAACGCCTGTGAGGTCGATTGGGCCAGCTTCCAAAGATGCTTCAAAGCGGACTTCATCTGCACCTGCACCTAAGTTTTGCTGTTGGAAGTGATCTCCAAGCTGCAGTTTTGCGTGCCCAATTTCCAAAGCTTTTCCCTTGGTTTCACGATACGCAGCCAGGCCGGGTGAGGGCTCACCTGCTGGCAGTGAAGAGGCAATCGGGTGAGCGATGCTCGCTGGCCAGCGTCGAAGCGAAATCTGATACTTGCCAGCCTCTTCGACATGAAGCGCCCAATGACCGACGTTCTGTTTTCCAGCTCGAATGAACGATTGATTCCAAGGGACATCGCCTTCGTCGATAAGCCAGTCGTGAGCGGTTAGGCGAGTTGGATTCTCTGCCGGGTTTCCCACGACGATCCGCGCATCCTTTTTGAAGGTCGGCTGCAGGCTTTCCCACCACTTTTCGTAGTCGCCACGTAGTTTACGGACAACTTCGGGGTACTGCTGGGCGACATCGTTCTTTTGGTTTGGGTCGAGTTCGATCTCATACAACTCCTTGCCATCAATGAGCCGCCATCGCTGCGACATGGTGCTACTCTGTCGCCACTTGATCGGATGCAGCACACGTTGCGAGTCTGTAATGATCACACGATCGGGCCATTCAGTCGTATGGTCGCGGAGCAATGGCACAAGCGATTGGCCCTCATAAAAATAGCCTTCCTTCCCCGG
The genomic region above belongs to Lacipirellulaceae bacterium and contains:
- a CDS encoding L-rhamnose/proton symporter RhaT gives rise to the protein MVEGIAWALVAGVMLGLYALPEKFTKGFKEENTWGLFFMLTMFAVPLIATFAMMKGVGEIYGTEAVKEILPQMVVSSVLWGIGVMMWGKAIHHIGVSLGFSIFIGTVILVGSLLPFYQDGLPPQKALIAILAGLACVLLGIVANGKAGIQREKDEAENKAEEQSEGDDHGKQSVSTGITIAVVGGLLATGFSFANAVGRPPLHEASQAQGNAEWITALAVMLPIFLSGGVIMAGYFGWQLTSKNSWGSFKTPSFGKNFVLILIMAFFHYAASAVFAFAAFKLGDVGNTVGYAIFNATCVVTAIVSGIVAGEWARASDKAKKLLYLGLVGMVVGIVIIALGNKFAGEAEDTKQTDTIESTAKEEAAE
- a CDS encoding glycine zipper domain-containing protein — encoded protein: MAVDSKKVLLTFLVLSLFVSPTAAQQYYYQPNQGYYRNDTREGTIVGGGLGALTGALIGGSKNWEGGALIGAGVGALTGRAIGSAQDRADTQQVIVGNSIANQANAQAAATAVTNFDLTQMTAAGLSDDLIISTIQSRGGRFDLSPNGLISLKQSGVSDRVVLEAQRAAGRAVPTPINPRPVVQVVRPAPVYVRPAPVIHYYHGPRVYRHHYHRGW